The uncultured Methanomethylovorans sp. genome contains a region encoding:
- a CDS encoding cbb3-type cytochrome oxidase assembly protein: MNEYNLALFITAFSLFLIFLGFLIWGIKTGQFVDIEEAKYRMLETPDQLTEENRYKKHKGERI; encoded by the coding sequence ATGAATGAATATAATCTGGCACTGTTCATTACAGCATTTTCATTATTCCTCATTTTTCTTGGTTTTTTGATATGGGGGATTAAAACCGGACAATTCGTGGATATTGAAGAAGCAAAATACCGGATGTTGGAGACCCCTGATCAGCTTACAGAAGAAAATAGATATAAGAAACATAAGGGGGAAAGGATATGA
- a CDS encoding DUF2254 family protein, with protein sequence MNRIAYYLLIFILALSGFAIVVGIFYTLIPDFSIINNTAFAQYNTTQLRNMGFFDNERYLISALVQSLAATIALVITLSLVAVQLAAQSYSARVIDVYKNNPDMWILLSIYIVTIFYGLGLLKVIDIGVAGINMEFAIFAAYFLGFFAFVCLVPYMLKTLDLLKPSTVIKLLAADITKEKVLTSISAEDSSSYKIDPIQPIADMVNSALERNDYATARDGLTTIKNSTIHMLENTHFNSDKEKDLAEHILKHLQRLGIQAIKKENEDSTLSAITCINEIGIKAAERKLKEFIVSALEMLKNVGTKAVDKKLELAVKKVVLALWDIGTKATGKELNLATEEAVQAIWDVGTKAEKILKPLQSGLHRRSGM encoded by the coding sequence GTGAACAGAATAGCGTACTATCTGCTTATATTCATCTTAGCGCTTTCTGGGTTTGCAATAGTAGTAGGGATATTTTATACCCTAATTCCTGATTTCAGTATCATAAACAACACCGCCTTTGCCCAATACAACACCACTCAATTAAGAAACATGGGCTTCTTCGACAACGAGCGCTACCTCATCAGCGCCCTTGTGCAAAGCCTTGCAGCTACCATAGCCCTCGTTATAACTCTGAGCCTTGTGGCAGTGCAGCTTGCAGCCCAATCATATTCCGCAAGGGTAATTGATGTTTACAAAAACAATCCTGACATGTGGATACTGCTCAGCATCTACATTGTTACTATTTTCTACGGGCTTGGACTGCTCAAGGTGATAGACATCGGTGTTGCGGGCATCAACATGGAATTTGCTATTTTTGCAGCTTATTTTCTGGGATTCTTTGCTTTTGTGTGTTTAGTTCCGTATATGTTGAAAACTTTGGATTTGCTGAAGCCATCGACTGTGATTAAATTGCTAGCGGCTGATATTACAAAAGAAAAAGTTCTTACTTCCATCAGTGCTGAAGATAGTAGTAGTTATAAAATTGATCCAATCCAGCCAATTGCAGACATGGTAAACAGTGCCCTAGAGAGGAATGATTATGCGACTGCAAGAGATGGACTTACAACTATCAAAAACTCTACAATTCACATGTTGGAAAACACTCATTTCAACAGTGATAAAGAAAAAGATTTAGCAGAACATATCTTGAAACACCTACAAAGACTCGGAATACAGGCTATCAAAAAGGAAAATGAAGATTCTACCTTATCGGCAATAACATGCATAAACGAAATAGGAATAAAAGCTGCGGAAAGAAAACTTAAAGAGTTTATAGTAAGTGCTTTAGAAATGCTCAAAAATGTAGGAACAAAAGCAGTAGATAAAAAACTTGAATTGGCCGTAAAGAAGGTTGTACTAGCACTCTGGGATATAGGAACAAAAGCAACTGGCAAAGAACTTAACTTGGCTACAGAGGAGGCTGTACAAGCAATCTGGGATGTGGGAACAAAAGCAGAGAAGATCTTGAAACCATTGCAGAGTGGGTTGCATCGGCGCTCTGGAATGTAG